A genomic region of Streptosporangium lutulentum contains the following coding sequences:
- a CDS encoding TetR/AcrR family transcriptional regulator, with translation MTRSTRERIIDEALRLFAERGYSATSVAEIEAASGLSPGAGGLYRHFKSKYEVLAAAMNEHAARTRTQIVETLAEMSTVDMSLDVEERLAHLCKSGLAKAREESELTRVFFRDLSQFPELVAIVREGLLQPMFDAITTWFRAQPEYAEADLDWPAIGAVLGGAVVHYQLFQETVGEPPGRAERDRFIASWVRLALGLLPEPGRRDDRLSYLACPPTEAIG, from the coding sequence ATGACCAGATCAACGCGCGAGCGGATCATCGACGAAGCCCTGCGGCTGTTCGCCGAACGGGGCTATTCGGCAACCTCCGTGGCCGAGATCGAGGCCGCGTCCGGGTTGTCGCCTGGCGCGGGAGGGCTCTACCGGCATTTCAAGTCGAAATACGAGGTGCTCGCCGCGGCGATGAACGAACACGCCGCCCGGACCCGGACCCAGATCGTCGAGACCCTCGCCGAGATGAGCACCGTCGACATGTCGCTGGACGTCGAAGAACGTCTGGCCCATCTGTGCAAGTCCGGACTGGCCAAGGCCCGCGAGGAGAGCGAGCTGACGCGCGTCTTCTTCCGCGACCTGAGCCAGTTCCCCGAGCTGGTGGCGATCGTCCGCGAGGGGCTGCTGCAGCCCATGTTCGACGCGATCACCACGTGGTTCCGGGCCCAGCCCGAGTACGCCGAGGCCGACCTGGACTGGCCCGCGATCGGCGCCGTGCTCGGCGGCGCGGTGGTCCACTACCAGCTGTTCCAGGAGACGGTGGGCGAGCCCCCCGGACGCGCGGAACGCGACCGTTTCATCGCCTCATGGGTGCGACTCGCGCTCGGCCTGTTGCCCGAACCCGGCCGCCGGGATGATCGGCTGAGCTACCTGGCATGCCCGCCCACCGAGGCGATCGGCTGA
- a CDS encoding HAD family hydrolase, translating into MSEPMNSVGFDLDMTLADTRAGIAAVYDEVSRHMGVFIDSAAVVARLGPPLEWELANWLPPEEIAGAAAFFRSLYPSIAVPVTVPMPGAREAVEAVRRGGGRVVVVTGKNARDAASTVEFLGLDVDEVAGSVFGAAKGPALMSFGASAYVGDHVADIEAARAGGVVSVAVATGLYPRGELHDHGADVVLGDLTEFTEWFDGWRTPASLV; encoded by the coding sequence GTGAGTGAGCCGATGAACTCGGTGGGGTTCGATCTCGATATGACGCTCGCGGACACGCGTGCCGGCATCGCCGCCGTCTACGACGAGGTGTCACGGCACATGGGTGTGTTCATCGACAGCGCCGCCGTGGTGGCCAGGCTGGGGCCGCCGCTGGAATGGGAGCTGGCCAACTGGCTGCCGCCCGAGGAGATCGCCGGGGCCGCCGCCTTCTTCAGGTCGCTGTATCCCTCGATCGCCGTTCCGGTCACCGTCCCCATGCCCGGTGCGCGTGAGGCCGTGGAGGCCGTACGGCGCGGCGGCGGCAGGGTCGTCGTGGTGACGGGGAAGAACGCCAGGGACGCGGCGAGCACGGTCGAATTCCTCGGCCTGGACGTGGACGAGGTCGCCGGCTCGGTCTTCGGGGCCGCCAAGGGGCCGGCTCTCATGAGTTTCGGCGCCTCCGCCTATGTGGGAGATCACGTCGCCGACATCGAGGCGGCGCGGGCGGGGGGCGTCGTCAGCGTGGCGGTGGCGACGGGCCTTTACCCGAGGGGAGAGCTGCACGATCACGGAGCGGACGTCGTGCTGGGTGATCTGACCGAGTTCACCGAATGGTTCGACGGCTGGCGAACTCCCGCCTCACTCGTGTAA
- a CDS encoding cold-shock protein, which translates to MPSGKVKWYDADKGFGFLTRDDGGEVFVHSSALPNGVDSLKPGQKVEFGVAEGRRGQQALSVRVIDQPPTLAKAAKPKGKRKKPDEMVVIVEDLIKLLDAVSTSYQKNKHPEPAHAKQIAAVLRAVADDLDD; encoded by the coding sequence GTGCCGAGTGGCAAAGTCAAGTGGTACGACGCCGACAAGGGTTTCGGCTTCCTCACCCGCGACGACGGCGGTGAGGTCTTCGTGCATTCTTCCGCGCTGCCCAATGGTGTGGACTCTCTCAAGCCAGGCCAGAAGGTCGAGTTCGGTGTGGCCGAGGGGCGTCGCGGCCAGCAGGCGCTCTCGGTTCGAGTGATCGATCAGCCCCCCACGCTCGCCAAGGCGGCCAAGCCAAAGGGCAAGCGTAAGAAGCCCGACGAAATGGTCGTCATCGTGGAGGACCTGATCAAGCTTCTGGACGCGGTCTCCACGTCGTACCAGAAGAACAAGCACCCCGAACCCGCGCACGCCAAGCAGATCGCCGCCGTTCTCCGGGCCGTGGCCGACGACCTGGACGACTGA
- a CDS encoding MFS transporter, which yields MAAGWERARKSIGEASRRAGRAVAGAGRATVTAGKSTGRATLRAGRGAASGTQRVGRAARRMTHAQGAGRTGLGQLIELTATHSAGDALVTAALAGTLFKLPVNEARGQVAIYLLITMIPFVVVAPFVGPVLDRFRSGRRFVMAGTLFGRGLLCFAMAAAIVPGDVFTIFPAALAVLVLSKAYNVSRAAIMPSVLPADIALVTANARVALFALVAAGVAIPIGAGASAWLGAEWVLRAATVLFLLQGVLAVRLPRHVDSPDLEELNDEGEKRPPRWRTLLNVGPVVAEAMKANVAIRLHSGFLLFYLLFLVQDRNLPGLAPPVTIGVLAVAAGAGGLAGAAVASWVRNHSPQIIVLATLALTTVITVVSAIVFNLWTAVAVALVAAFAQGLGKLALDAIVQREIGEEVRSSTFGVVEAFLQIAWVVGGLVGLLLSLFTEGPAGLAVMAAVLAGSLGWLLVRRRRRSDARDARVKAARTGHAPAAQPSANGERHSEEKARPKPAGTTTAIVRRDDPPTEKRTRPLTNPHG from the coding sequence GGCCTCCCGCCGGGCCGGCCGCGCGGTGGCCGGAGCGGGGCGGGCGACCGTGACGGCGGGAAAGAGCACGGGCCGTGCCACCCTGCGCGCGGGGCGTGGCGCGGCGAGCGGGACGCAACGGGTCGGCAGGGCCGCCCGGAGGATGACCCACGCCCAGGGCGCGGGCCGTACGGGTCTCGGACAGCTGATCGAGCTGACCGCCACGCACAGCGCGGGCGACGCGCTGGTCACCGCGGCCCTGGCCGGGACGCTGTTCAAACTTCCGGTCAACGAGGCCCGGGGCCAGGTCGCGATCTACCTGCTGATCACGATGATCCCCTTCGTGGTGGTCGCGCCGTTCGTCGGGCCGGTCCTCGACCGGTTCCGCTCCGGCCGGCGCTTCGTGATGGCCGGAACGCTGTTCGGCCGCGGGCTGCTCTGTTTCGCCATGGCGGCGGCGATCGTTCCCGGCGACGTGTTCACCATCTTCCCGGCGGCGCTGGCCGTGCTGGTGCTGTCCAAGGCCTACAACGTCTCCCGCGCGGCGATCATGCCGAGCGTGCTGCCCGCCGACATCGCGCTGGTCACCGCCAACGCGAGGGTCGCCCTGTTCGCCCTGGTCGCGGCGGGTGTCGCGATCCCGATCGGCGCGGGCGCCAGCGCCTGGCTCGGCGCCGAATGGGTGTTGCGCGCGGCGACGGTGCTCTTCCTGCTCCAGGGGGTGCTGGCCGTCCGGCTCCCCCGTCACGTCGACTCCCCCGATCTGGAGGAACTGAACGACGAGGGCGAGAAGCGGCCACCCCGCTGGCGCACGCTGCTGAACGTGGGCCCGGTGGTCGCCGAGGCGATGAAGGCCAACGTGGCCATCCGCCTCCACTCCGGTTTCCTGCTCTTCTACCTGCTCTTCCTGGTGCAGGACAGAAATCTCCCCGGGCTCGCCCCGCCGGTCACGATCGGCGTGCTGGCCGTGGCCGCCGGAGCGGGAGGCCTCGCCGGAGCGGCCGTGGCGTCCTGGGTGCGCAATCACTCCCCCCAGATCATCGTTCTGGCCACGCTCGCGCTGACGACCGTGATCACGGTGGTGTCGGCGATCGTGTTCAACCTCTGGACCGCGGTGGCCGTCGCACTGGTGGCCGCGTTCGCCCAGGGCCTGGGCAAGCTCGCGCTGGACGCGATCGTGCAGCGCGAGATCGGCGAGGAGGTGCGTTCGTCCACGTTCGGAGTGGTCGAGGCGTTCCTGCAGATCGCGTGGGTGGTCGGCGGGCTGGTCGGGCTGCTGCTGTCGCTGTTCACCGAGGGGCCGGCCGGGCTCGCGGTGATGGCCGCGGTGCTGGCGGGCTCGCTCGGCTGGCTGCTGGTACGGCGGCGCAGGCGAAGCGACGCGCGGGACGCCAGGGTGAAGGCCGCCAGGACCGGCCACGCTCCCGCCGCCCAGCCCTCCGCCAACGGGGAACGGCACTCGGAGGAGAAGGCCAGGCCCAAGCCCGCGGGCACGACCACCGCGATCGTGCGGCGGGACGATCCCCCCACGGAGAAGCGGACCAGGCCGCTGACCAACCCCCACGGCTGA